In a genomic window of Croceibacterium sp. TMG7-5b_MA50:
- a CDS encoding tyrosine recombinase — protein sequence MTAPPASAIDGFLAMLAAERGAAANTLAAYRSDLLGAQEQVGPLAQADAAAIGTLTSAWADLSPASFARKCSALRQFYLFLVDEGQRSDDPTTALPRPATRRPLPRILDHAEIARLFDRAETEATAGTMQGVRMLALLEMLYGSGLRATELVSLPLSAVPRDAPFVTVTGKGSRQRMVPVSTRARHALTAWLAVRPADTRHLFPGRSGSAAGHLTRIRLYQLIRELAARADIDPQRVSPHVLRHAFATHLLEGGADLRVLQTLLGHADIATTQIYTHVDAARLVALVNERHPLAGGSHSP from the coding sequence GTGACGGCGCCGCCCGCATCCGCGATCGACGGCTTCCTCGCCATGCTCGCCGCGGAACGGGGTGCGGCGGCGAACACGCTGGCCGCCTATCGCAGCGATCTGCTGGGCGCGCAGGAGCAGGTGGGCCCGCTGGCGCAGGCGGATGCCGCCGCGATCGGCACGCTGACCTCCGCCTGGGCGGACCTCTCGCCCGCTTCCTTTGCACGCAAATGTTCGGCCTTGCGCCAGTTCTACCTATTCCTGGTGGATGAAGGACAGCGCAGCGACGACCCCACCACCGCTCTGCCGCGCCCGGCCACCCGCCGCCCGTTGCCGCGCATCCTGGATCATGCGGAGATCGCCCGCCTGTTCGACCGGGCGGAGACGGAGGCCACCGCCGGCACCATGCAGGGCGTCAGGATGCTGGCCTTGCTGGAGATGCTGTACGGATCGGGCCTGCGCGCGACGGAACTGGTCAGCCTGCCGCTCTCCGCCGTGCCGCGCGACGCACCCTTCGTGACCGTCACGGGAAAGGGCAGCCGGCAACGGATGGTGCCCGTCTCCACTCGCGCCCGTCACGCGCTGACGGCGTGGCTGGCGGTCCGCCCGGCGGACACGCGCCATCTGTTTCCCGGCCGGTCGGGCAGCGCCGCCGGGCACCTGACCCGCATCCGCCTCTATCAGCTGATCCGCGAACTGGCGGCGCGCGCCGATATCGATCCCCAACGGGTCAGCCCGCACGTGCTGCGCCATGCCTTCGCCACGCACCTTCTGGAAGGGGGCGCGGACCTGCGCGTGCTGCAAACGCTGCTCGGCCATGCCGACATCGCCACCACGCAGATCTACACCCATGTCGATGCCGCGCGGCTGGTCGCGCTGGTGAACGAACGGCACCCCCTTGCGGGCGGCTCCCACTCGCCGTAG
- a CDS encoding shikimate kinase, whose translation MTIEPYSPADARTRALATRVAGRVRRPIVLVGLMGVGKTSIGRRLSHILSLPFTDADEEIERAARMTVSEVFAQFGEAYFRDGERRVIARLMAQGHGVIATGGGAFVQPDTRALILESGIAIWLDSDIATLVDRVGRKDTRPLLRGGDPAEILRRLQAEREPAYAEAPIRVQSGAGPQAETVQRVLEALDTWL comes from the coding sequence ATGACCATCGAGCCTTACAGCCCGGCCGACGCCCGAACCCGTGCCCTCGCCACCAGGGTGGCGGGGCGTGTTCGGCGACCGATCGTGCTGGTCGGCCTGATGGGTGTGGGCAAGACGAGCATCGGCCGGCGCCTGTCGCATATCTTGTCCCTGCCCTTCACCGATGCGGATGAGGAGATCGAGCGCGCGGCGCGGATGACCGTGTCCGAAGTGTTCGCCCAGTTCGGCGAGGCCTATTTCCGTGATGGCGAGCGGCGGGTGATCGCGCGGCTGATGGCACAGGGTCATGGCGTGATCGCTACCGGGGGCGGCGCCTTCGTGCAGCCCGACACGCGCGCGCTGATCCTGGAAAGCGGCATCGCCATCTGGCTGGACAGCGACATCGCGACACTGGTCGATCGCGTGGGCCGCAAGGATACCCGCCCGCTGCTGCGCGGGGGCGATCCGGCCGAGATCCTCCGCCGGCTGCAGGCGGAACGCGAACCCGCCTATGCCGAGGCGCCGATCAGGGTACAAAGCGGCGCCGGTCCGCAGGCAGAAACCGTGCAGCGCGTTTTGGAGGCACTTGATACATGGCTGTGA
- the aroB gene encoding 3-dehydroquinate synthase has protein sequence MAVIPVALAGRPYEVRVGSGLLPGLVAEAGALLRKPRVPVVTDANVHARWGAVVEQALTAAGKEARWLIHEPGEQAKSWSGLARTVDWLLAEEVERGDHIVALGGGVIGDLTGFAAAIVKRGCGFIQLPTSLLAQVDSSVGGKTAINTPAGKNLVGAFHQPALVLADLDTLATLPPRELAAGYAEVLKYGVLGDRAFFDWCVAHGGSVVAGDGGAQAYAVEQSVAAKARIVAADERETTGTRALLNLGHTFGHALEAETGYSQRLLHGEAVALGMVLAARYSARLGYISTVDAARVAEAVDAAGLPVEIRPLQMQADGAALVRHMLHDKKMDAGTLPFILLRGIGDAFVDRQVQLDDVAAFMEEQLRG, from the coding sequence ATGGCTGTGATCCCCGTCGCCCTGGCCGGCCGGCCGTACGAAGTGCGTGTCGGCAGCGGCCTGCTGCCCGGCCTTGTCGCGGAAGCCGGCGCCCTGCTGCGCAAGCCGCGCGTTCCGGTGGTAACCGACGCCAACGTGCATGCCCGCTGGGGTGCGGTGGTGGAGCAGGCGCTGACCGCGGCCGGCAAGGAAGCGCGCTGGCTCATCCACGAACCGGGTGAGCAGGCCAAGAGCTGGAGCGGCCTTGCCCGGACGGTGGATTGGCTCCTGGCGGAGGAGGTGGAACGGGGCGACCACATCGTGGCGCTGGGCGGCGGGGTGATCGGCGACCTGACCGGCTTTGCCGCCGCGATCGTCAAGCGCGGCTGCGGGTTCATCCAGCTGCCCACCAGCCTGCTGGCGCAGGTCGATTCCTCCGTCGGCGGCAAGACCGCGATCAACACGCCGGCGGGCAAGAACCTGGTCGGCGCGTTCCACCAGCCCGCGCTGGTCCTGGCCGACCTCGACACGCTGGCCACCCTGCCCCCGCGTGAGCTGGCGGCCGGTTATGCCGAGGTGCTGAAATACGGCGTGCTGGGCGACCGGGCGTTCTTTGACTGGTGTGTCGCGCATGGCGGGTCGGTGGTGGCCGGCGATGGCGGCGCGCAGGCCTATGCCGTGGAACAGAGCGTCGCCGCCAAGGCGCGCATCGTTGCCGCCGACGAACGCGAGACGACCGGCACCCGCGCGCTGCTGAATCTCGGCCACACATTCGGTCACGCGCTGGAGGCGGAGACCGGCTACAGCCAGCGCCTGCTGCATGGGGAAGCGGTGGCGCTGGGGATGGTGCTGGCGGCGCGCTATTCCGCGCGGCTGGGCTACATCAGCACCGTCGATGCCGCCCGCGTGGCCGAGGCGGTGGACGCGGCCGGGCTGCCGGTGGAGATCCGCCCGCTGCAGATGCAGGCCGACGGGGCGGCGCTGGTTCGCCACATGCTGCATGACAAGAAGATGGATGCGGGCACCCTTCCCTTCATCCTACTGCGCGGCATCGGCGACGCCTTCGTGGACCGGCAGGTGCAGCTGGATGATGTGGCCGCGTTTATGGAGGAGCAGTTGCGGGGATAG
- a CDS encoding GIY-YIG nuclease family protein — translation MPIERHPCVYILASERYGTLYIGVTSDLTKRVWQHRKGVTGGFASRHKVHRLVYFEQFDDMDRAIAREKQLKNWRREWKINPINGANAPWPDLAVSLD, via the coding sequence ATGCCGATCGAGCGCCATCCATGCGTCTACATCCTTGCCAGCGAGCGATATGGCACCCTGTACATAGGCGTCACATCCGATCTGACGAAGCGTGTATGGCAGCATCGTAAGGGTGTGACCGGCGGCTTCGCCAGCCGCCATAAGGTGCATCGCTTAGTCTATTTCGAACAGTTCGACGACATGGACCGGGCCATCGCGCGCGAGAAGCAGTTGAAGAACTGGCGGCGAGAATGGAAGATCAACCCGATCAACGGCGCCAATGCCCCTTGGCCCGATCTTGCGGTCAGCTTGGACTGA
- the gor gene encoding glutathione-disulfide reductase encodes MPEYDYDLFTIGAGSGGVRASRVSAAHGAKVAVAEEYRVGGTCVIRGCVPKKMLVYGAHFAEDLQDARNFGWTVENARFDWIALRDHVLNDVTRIEGLYTQTLENTGVEIIQQRARVTGPNEVTLADGTVVTARHILIATGARPHVPDCPGHEHGITSNEAFHLDALPRRVLIAGGGYIANEFAGIFNELGSKVTIINRSDTILRGYDESIRDRLLQISLTKGIAFCFNADFRGIEKQADGSLLVSMTNHDPMEVDAVLFATGRVPNTEGLGLAEVGVELGKRGEVVVDRFGKTAIDSIHAVGDVTDRVQLTPVAIREGQALADTLFGNKPTAASHDCVPAAVFSHPPMAGVGMTEADARNKLGGVKVYLSDFRPMKNVLAGRNERALYKMICDSNSGKIVGIHMIGPDAPEIMQAAAVAVKAGLTKDDFDATIAIHPTMAEELVLMR; translated from the coding sequence ATGCCCGAATATGATTATGACCTGTTCACCATTGGCGCGGGCTCCGGCGGGGTCCGCGCCAGTCGCGTCAGCGCCGCGCATGGCGCGAAGGTCGCGGTCGCAGAAGAGTACCGGGTTGGCGGCACCTGCGTGATCCGCGGCTGCGTGCCCAAGAAGATGCTCGTCTACGGCGCTCACTTCGCGGAAGATTTGCAGGACGCCAGGAATTTCGGCTGGACAGTGGAGAACGCCCGGTTCGACTGGATCGCGCTGCGCGACCATGTGCTGAACGACGTCACCCGCATCGAAGGGCTCTACACCCAGACGCTGGAGAACACTGGCGTCGAGATCATCCAGCAGCGCGCTCGCGTGACCGGTCCAAACGAGGTGACGCTGGCGGACGGCACGGTGGTGACGGCGCGGCACATCCTGATCGCCACCGGTGCCCGGCCGCACGTGCCCGATTGCCCGGGACACGAACACGGCATCACCAGCAACGAGGCGTTCCACCTGGACGCTCTGCCGCGCCGCGTGCTGATCGCCGGCGGCGGCTACATCGCCAATGAATTCGCTGGCATCTTCAACGAGCTGGGCAGCAAAGTTACCATCATCAATCGCAGCGATACCATCCTGCGCGGTTATGACGAGAGCATCCGCGACCGGCTGCTGCAGATCAGCCTGACGAAGGGTATCGCCTTCTGCTTCAACGCGGATTTCCGCGGGATAGAGAAGCAGGCCGATGGCAGCCTGCTGGTGTCGATGACCAACCACGACCCGATGGAGGTGGATGCGGTGCTGTTCGCCACCGGCCGCGTGCCCAACACCGAAGGGCTCGGCCTGGCGGAGGTGGGCGTGGAACTTGGCAAGCGGGGCGAAGTGGTGGTGGATCGGTTCGGCAAGACGGCGATCGACAGCATCCACGCGGTCGGCGACGTCACCGACCGGGTGCAACTGACCCCTGTGGCCATCCGCGAGGGGCAGGCGCTGGCCGACACGCTGTTCGGCAACAAGCCGACCGCCGCCAGCCACGATTGCGTGCCCGCCGCCGTGTTCAGCCACCCGCCGATGGCTGGCGTCGGCATGACGGAGGCGGATGCCCGCAACAAGCTGGGCGGGGTTAAGGTCTACCTTTCCGACTTCCGCCCGATGAAGAACGTGCTGGCTGGCCGCAATGAACGCGCGCTCTACAAGATGATCTGCGACAGCAATTCGGGCAAGATCGTGGGTATCCACATGATCGGGCCGGACGCGCCAGAGATCATGCAGGCTGCGGCCGTCGCGGTGAAGGCGGGCCTTACCAAAGACGATTTCGACGCCACCATCGCCATCCACCCCACCATGGCAGAGGAACTGGTGCTGATGCGGTGA
- a CDS encoding DEAD/DEAH box helicase — translation MTFETLGLSQPVVQALALKGYDTPTPIQEQAIPHVLEGRDLLGIAQTGTGKTAAFMLPSIDRLVAADKRPRPRCCRMLVLAPTRELAGQIADSARDYARFANLKIVTVFGGTSVNRNRQEVARGVDILVATPGRLVDLTDQNALDLGHVEVLVLDEADQMMDLGFIHALRKIVKMLPAERQTLFFSATMPTAIRTLAGQYLTNPAQVAITPAATTAERVEQYVIHVSQQEKQALLNLVLRDGFTKNEIDRALVFTRTKHGADRVVRKLAQSNIRAAAIHGNKSQPQREKALGEFREGSVRVLVATDIAARGIDIPGVSHVLNFELPNVPDQYVHRIGRTARAGREGVALSFCAQDEKEYLRDIQKLTKVTLDQVPLPESFRKEVERVAALPMTSPKDADRPERRQQQQRGPRKPQRIVEARPVNGEQRRVPQGHGGQGQGGQRAAGGGRPASGEARPGGGNGGGQRRRRRGGGGGAGSGNRAAGAPRA, via the coding sequence ATGACTTTCGAAACCCTCGGGCTGTCGCAGCCCGTCGTGCAGGCGCTGGCGCTGAAGGGCTATGACACGCCCACCCCGATCCAGGAGCAGGCCATTCCTCACGTGCTGGAAGGGCGCGACCTGCTCGGCATCGCGCAGACCGGCACCGGCAAGACCGCGGCCTTCATGCTGCCTTCCATCGACCGGCTGGTCGCCGCCGACAAGCGGCCCCGCCCGCGCTGCTGCCGCATGCTGGTACTGGCGCCGACCCGCGAGCTGGCCGGGCAGATCGCCGACAGCGCGCGCGACTATGCCCGCTTTGCCAATCTGAAGATCGTCACCGTGTTCGGCGGCACCAGCGTCAACCGCAACCGGCAGGAAGTGGCGCGGGGCGTCGACATCCTGGTGGCCACGCCGGGCCGGCTGGTCGACCTGACGGACCAGAACGCGCTCGACCTTGGCCATGTGGAGGTGCTGGTGCTGGACGAGGCGGACCAGATGATGGACCTTGGCTTCATCCATGCGCTGCGCAAGATCGTGAAGATGCTGCCGGCGGAACGCCAGACGCTGTTCTTTTCCGCCACCATGCCGACCGCGATCCGCACGCTGGCGGGCCAGTACCTGACCAACCCGGCGCAGGTCGCCATCACCCCCGCCGCCACGACGGCGGAACGGGTCGAGCAGTACGTGATCCATGTCAGCCAGCAGGAGAAGCAGGCGCTGCTGAATCTGGTGCTGCGCGACGGCTTCACCAAGAATGAGATCGATCGCGCGCTGGTGTTCACCCGCACCAAGCACGGCGCCGACCGCGTGGTCCGCAAGCTGGCGCAGAGCAACATCCGCGCCGCCGCGATCCACGGCAACAAGAGCCAGCCGCAGCGTGAAAAGGCGCTGGGCGAGTTCCGCGAGGGCAGCGTGCGCGTGCTGGTGGCGACCGACATCGCCGCGCGGGGGATCGACATCCCGGGCGTCAGCCATGTCCTGAACTTCGAACTGCCCAACGTGCCCGACCAGTATGTCCACCGCATCGGCCGCACCGCGCGCGCCGGGCGTGAGGGCGTGGCGCTGTCCTTCTGCGCGCAGGACGAGAAGGAATATCTGCGCGACATCCAGAAGCTGACCAAGGTCACGCTGGATCAGGTGCCGCTGCCCGAATCCTTCCGCAAGGAAGTGGAGCGGGTCGCCGCCCTGCCGATGACCAGCCCCAAGGATGCCGACCGGCCGGAACGCCGCCAGCAGCAGCAGCGCGGGCCCCGCAAGCCGCAGCGCATCGTGGAGGCGCGGCCGGTGAATGGCGAGCAGCGCCGCGTACCGCAGGGTCATGGGGGCCAGGGCCAGGGTGGCCAGCGTGCGGCCGGCGGCGGCCGTCCGGCATCGGGCGAAGCGCGCCCCGGCGGCGGCAATGGCGGCGGTCAGCGCCGGCGTCGTCGCGGTGGCGGCGGCGGTGCCGGTAGTGGCAACCGTGCGGCAGGCGCGCCCAGGGCTTAA
- a CDS encoding DUF6683 family protein, whose protein sequence is MDRDAAGAVHQDRSFTLHAPRWRSRWLLQCKKSIGSSHARHARTACLGPAIAAGEASSAFANRQRRRAAIPYLRLFAAALLLSPALAPQPVSAQAAASPATITFTRDPTRFEAKKEQIAATFQQASPEAGAQVRQFLAQDLLALIAQPMAAMGLDTQNVIDMVATYWIAAHDAVNGVVGQQTDPALARAARDQIAATMAGDTQLTQMSEAERQDLADTMLLQALLIEGRMQSAAGSGPAMVRQMSDQIYQEASALTGTDLRAVNLTTAGFVPKAGAAARSASSTTAAATASSPAQSAPAAHAANWDKVDGVYFKLFYGTGVGGMMTMDYEPVVLFTDGTYYEVEGPALEDVDLAASRQAEPRNWGRWTRSGNSFTLTDWEGDGDTLDLQDGQFFKAFDGPAGGDRLDMKYERISGGGNTALGGEMMIVSQSELTFAPDGRYTKGSFGGAMGSGAQSGVGMTVGSNRPATGIGRYTIDRHTITLAEPDGSTSRQFFAFGSSGNPAELDRELIFVGERVFVHMD, encoded by the coding sequence TTGGACCGAGACGCCGCCGGGGCGGTCCATCAGGACCGCTCGTTCACGCTGCACGCGCCTCGATGGCGCAGCAGATGGCTGCTGCAGTGCAAAAAGTCAATCGGATCGTCGCATGCCCGGCACGCAAGGACGGCTTGTCTTGGACCTGCCATCGCCGCTGGGGAAGCATCAAGCGCGTTTGCGAATCGCCAACGAAGGAGAGCCGCCATCCCGTATCTGCGACTGTTCGCCGCCGCCCTGCTGCTGTCCCCTGCCCTGGCGCCTCAGCCGGTATCGGCACAGGCCGCTGCCAGTCCGGCGACGATCACCTTCACCCGCGACCCCACCCGCTTCGAGGCGAAGAAGGAACAGATCGCAGCGACCTTCCAGCAGGCTTCGCCAGAAGCAGGTGCGCAGGTCCGCCAATTCCTGGCGCAGGATCTCCTTGCCTTGATCGCGCAGCCGATGGCGGCCATGGGCCTCGATACGCAGAACGTGATCGACATGGTGGCGACATACTGGATCGCGGCGCATGACGCGGTGAACGGCGTTGTGGGGCAACAGACCGATCCCGCGCTGGCCCGCGCGGCGCGCGACCAGATCGCGGCCACAATGGCGGGCGATACGCAATTGACGCAGATGAGCGAGGCCGAGCGGCAGGACTTGGCCGACACCATGTTGCTGCAAGCGCTGCTGATCGAGGGCCGAATGCAGTCAGCCGCAGGCTCCGGTCCTGCGATGGTGCGGCAGATGAGTGACCAGATCTATCAGGAAGCGTCCGCGCTCACCGGCACGGACCTGCGGGCAGTCAACCTGACGACCGCCGGCTTCGTGCCTAAGGCCGGCGCGGCGGCGCGCTCCGCCTCGTCCACAACTGCGGCGGCGACCGCCTCCTCGCCCGCGCAGAGTGCGCCCGCAGCGCACGCCGCCAACTGGGACAAGGTGGACGGCGTCTATTTCAAGCTGTTCTACGGCACGGGCGTCGGCGGCATGATGACGATGGATTACGAACCGGTCGTGCTGTTCACCGACGGCACCTACTACGAGGTGGAGGGTCCGGCGCTGGAGGATGTGGACCTCGCCGCCAGCCGCCAGGCCGAGCCGCGCAACTGGGGCCGCTGGACCCGCAGCGGCAACAGCTTCACCCTGACCGACTGGGAAGGTGACGGCGACACGCTGGACCTGCAGGACGGGCAGTTCTTCAAGGCGTTCGATGGCCCGGCCGGCGGCGACCGGCTGGACATGAAGTACGAACGCATATCCGGTGGCGGCAACACCGCGCTGGGCGGGGAGATGATGATCGTGTCGCAGAGCGAGCTGACCTTCGCCCCCGACGGCCGCTACACCAAGGGCAGCTTCGGCGGGGCGATGGGCTCCGGCGCGCAAAGCGGCGTCGGCATGACGGTGGGCAGCAATCGCCCGGCGACAGGCATCGGCCGCTACACAATCGACCGGCACACGATCACCCTGGCAGAGCCGGACGGCAGCACCAGCCGCCAGTTCTTCGCCTTCGGCTCCAGCGGCAACCCGGCGGAACTGGACCGGGAGCTGATCTTCGTGGGGGAGCGCGTCTTCGTCCACATGGACTGA
- the pgi gene encoding glucose-6-phosphate isomerase — MTQARANAWQQLADQPRATLAELFAADPARVDWLATRFDLSDDAEQPAGMLLDWSKTHLTRDLVAGFEALAEASDFVEMRRRLFAGEVVNPTENRAAEHSALRGVGKDTSVEEAAALRQRMGLLVDAIHDGALGDVRHLIHIGIGGSALGPAVAIDALSRDLELVDVHVVANIDGVALEDAFAACDPETTLIAVASKTFTTIETMTNAASALKWLADNGVEDPYGRVIALTAYPEKAVEWGVDETRVLPFAESVGGRYSLWSSIGFPIAVSIGWEEFESMLAGAAAVDRHFRDTDGIDNLPLRAAMADLYYSRLMGCETRAVFAYDQRLALLPSYLQQLEMESNGKSVTAEGEAVDGHTAPITWGGVGTDAQHAVFQLLHQGTHIVPIDFIASIAPGDLQDPAHHRILLMNCFAQGAALMAGKHSDDPARAYPGDRPSATILVDDLDPATLGALIAFHEHRTFCNAVLMGINPFDQFGVELGKEIAKKIEGGAEDFDASTDALLKAAGLG, encoded by the coding sequence ATGACCCAAGCGCGCGCCAATGCCTGGCAGCAGCTGGCGGACCAGCCCCGTGCCACCCTGGCGGAGCTGTTCGCCGCCGATCCGGCCCGGGTCGACTGGCTGGCGACCCGCTTCGATCTCAGCGACGATGCCGAACAGCCCGCGGGCATGCTGCTCGACTGGTCCAAGACGCACCTGACGCGCGATCTCGTGGCCGGGTTCGAGGCACTGGCCGAGGCGAGCGACTTCGTGGAGATGCGCCGCCGCCTGTTCGCGGGCGAGGTGGTGAACCCGACCGAAAACCGCGCGGCCGAACATTCCGCGCTGCGCGGCGTCGGCAAGGACACCAGCGTGGAGGAAGCCGCCGCCCTGCGCCAGCGCATGGGGCTGCTGGTCGATGCGATCCATGACGGTGCGCTGGGCGATGTGCGCCACCTGATCCATATCGGCATCGGCGGCAGCGCGCTTGGCCCGGCGGTGGCAATCGACGCCCTTTCCCGCGATCTGGAGCTGGTGGACGTGCATGTCGTCGCCAACATCGACGGCGTCGCGCTGGAGGATGCCTTCGCCGCGTGTGACCCGGAAACGACGCTGATCGCCGTCGCCTCCAAGACCTTCACCACGATCGAGACCATGACCAACGCCGCCAGCGCGCTGAAATGGCTGGCCGATAACGGCGTGGAGGACCCCTATGGCCGTGTGATCGCGCTGACCGCATATCCGGAGAAGGCGGTGGAGTGGGGTGTGGACGAAACGCGCGTGCTGCCCTTCGCCGAAAGCGTCGGCGGGCGTTATTCGCTGTGGTCGTCCATCGGCTTCCCCATCGCGGTGTCGATCGGGTGGGAGGAGTTCGAGTCGATGCTGGCCGGGGCCGCGGCGGTGGACCGGCATTTCCGCGACACGGACGGGATCGACAATCTGCCGCTGCGCGCCGCCATGGCCGACCTGTATTACAGCCGCCTGATGGGTTGCGAGACGCGCGCGGTCTTTGCCTATGACCAGCGGTTGGCGCTGCTGCCGTCCTACCTCCAGCAGCTGGAGATGGAATCCAACGGGAAGAGCGTGACGGCAGAGGGCGAGGCTGTGGACGGCCACACCGCGCCGATCACCTGGGGCGGCGTCGGCACCGATGCGCAGCATGCGGTGTTCCAGCTGCTGCATCAGGGCACGCATATCGTCCCGATCGACTTCATCGCCAGCATCGCGCCCGGCGACCTGCAGGACCCGGCGCACCACCGCATCCTGCTGATGAATTGCTTCGCGCAAGGCGCCGCCTTGATGGCGGGCAAGCACAGCGACGATCCGGCTCGCGCCTATCCCGGCGACCGGCCGAGTGCGACCATCCTGGTGGACGATCTCGACCCCGCCACCTTGGGCGCGCTGATCGCGTTCCACGAACACCGCACCTTCTGCAACGCGGTGCTGATGGGCATCAACCCGTTCGACCAGTTCGGCGTGGAACTGGGCAAGGAGATCGCCAAGAAGATCGAGGGCGGAGCCGAGGATTTCGATGCCAGCACCGATGCCCTGCTGAAGGCGGCCGGCCTCGGCTGA
- the lepB gene encoding signal peptidase I has product MPDTVPHTADMPAPPPAKPEKKEDSLPVFLLKLVVVVLVFRTLIFSSFSIPSESMMPRLLEGDYLFAAKWPYGYSQASMPFDLPLVSGRVPAGMPDRGDVAVFKHPVDRVDYIKRVIGLPGDQVQMVNGVLHLNGTPVRKVPAGALIVKMRPEGRCAEPQFQEREEDGMLACRYPRFRETLPNGVTYEVLDFGLRQADTTAPVIVPAGHLFMMGDNRDNSLDSRFPAVPGQGVGLVPVENVVGRASFVFFSTDGSAEWLKPWTWFTAARWNRIGRGI; this is encoded by the coding sequence ATGCCAGACACCGTTCCCCACACTGCCGACATGCCCGCGCCGCCCCCCGCAAAGCCGGAAAAGAAGGAGGACAGCCTGCCCGTCTTCCTGCTGAAGCTGGTTGTTGTCGTGCTGGTGTTCCGGACGCTGATCTTCTCCAGCTTCTCCATTCCCAGCGAATCGATGATGCCGCGCCTCTTGGAAGGCGATTACCTGTTCGCCGCCAAGTGGCCTTACGGCTATTCGCAGGCATCCATGCCGTTCGACCTGCCGCTGGTCAGCGGGCGCGTGCCCGCCGGCATGCCCGATCGCGGCGACGTCGCGGTGTTCAAGCATCCGGTGGACCGCGTCGATTACATCAAGCGCGTCATCGGCCTGCCGGGCGATCAGGTGCAGATGGTGAACGGCGTACTGCACCTGAATGGCACACCCGTCCGCAAGGTGCCGGCGGGCGCGCTGATCGTGAAGATGCGCCCTGAGGGGCGCTGCGCGGAGCCGCAGTTCCAGGAGCGGGAAGAGGACGGCATGCTCGCCTGCCGCTATCCGCGGTTCCGGGAGACGTTGCCGAATGGCGTCACCTACGAAGTGCTGGATTTCGGCTTGCGTCAGGCGGACACGACCGCGCCGGTGATCGTGCCGGCGGGGCACCTGTTCATGATGGGCGACAACCGCGACAATTCGCTCGACAGCCGCTTCCCCGCGGTGCCGGGCCAGGGCGTCGGCCTGGTGCCGGTCGAAAACGTCGTCGGCCGCGCCAGCTTCGTTTTCTTCTCCACCGATGGCAGCGCCGAATGGCTGAAGCCGTGGACCTGGTTCACCGCCGCGCGGTGGAACCGGATCGGGAGGGGTATCTGA
- the rnc gene encoding ribonuclease III, whose product MGFGVAEEALWVEALTHGSTGAARDYQRLEFLGDRVLGLCVAEWLHATHQGPEGELAQRLNALVSRQTCARIARAIGLPPHLLLGKQARDDGGADSDNILGDVMEALLGAQFLVNGWEPTRTLIRSLWADAAEGAKGGAKHPKSALQEWAAGNRRRAPVYEITDRSGPDHAQRFTVRVSVHNVGEIEATANSKQDAETAAARAFMQRFG is encoded by the coding sequence ATGGGCTTTGGCGTGGCGGAGGAGGCCTTGTGGGTCGAGGCACTGACCCATGGCAGCACCGGGGCCGCGCGCGATTACCAGCGGCTTGAGTTCCTGGGCGACAGGGTGCTAGGCCTGTGCGTCGCCGAATGGCTCCACGCCACGCATCAGGGTCCCGAAGGCGAGCTGGCGCAGCGGTTGAACGCGCTGGTCAGCCGGCAGACCTGCGCCCGCATAGCCCGCGCCATCGGCCTGCCGCCGCATCTGCTGCTGGGCAAGCAGGCGCGCGACGATGGCGGGGCCGACAGCGACAATATCCTGGGCGACGTCATGGAGGCGCTGCTGGGTGCGCAGTTCCTGGTGAATGGGTGGGAGCCGACCCGCACCCTCATCCGCAGCCTGTGGGCCGACGCGGCGGAGGGAGCGAAGGGGGGCGCCAAGCATCCCAAGAGCGCGCTGCAGGAATGGGCCGCCGGCAATCGCCGCCGCGCGCCGGTCTACGAGATCACCGACCGTTCCGGCCCCGATCACGCGCAGCGTTTCACCGTGCGCGTCAGCGTGCATAATGTCGGCGAAATCGAGGCGACCGCTAACAGCAAGCAGGATGCGGAAACCGCCGCCGCCCGCGCCTTCATGCAGCGATTTGGATGA